DNA from Amorphoplanes friuliensis DSM 7358:
CTCTGCACACCCGAGATCGCGTTGACCACGTCGTGGACGCACTTGCGCTCGAACGCCGACATCGGCTCGAGGCGCACAGCGTCGCCGTGCTCCTTGACCTTTTCGACGGCGTTGCGGGCCACAGCGGTGAGTTCCTTGCGGCGGGTGGCGCGGTATCCGCCGATGTCCAGGAGGAGGCGGCTGGGGGAACCCGTCGCGCGGAAGATCGCGAGGCGGGTCAGTTCCTGGAGGGCTTCCAGGGTGGCGCCGCGCTGGCCGACGAGCGGCTGGAGCCGGCCGCCGACAACCTCGACCATCGGGCGGCCCGCCGACACGAGCTCGTCGATGTCACCGTCGTAGTCGAGGATGTCGAGCAG
Protein-coding regions in this window:
- a CDS encoding protein jag: MTDTSTPSAEQSTEETASATAAESAGTEETKKSETVTTDSDLFRQSEIAADYVEGLLDILDYDGDIDELVSAGRPMVEVVGGRLQPLVGQRGATLEALQELTRLAIFRATGSPSRLLLDIGGYRATRRKELTAVARNAVEKVKEHGDAVRLEPMSAFERKCVHDVVNAISGVQSESEGVEPSRRIVVRPAD